The Niallia alba genome includes a window with the following:
- a CDS encoding NAD(P)/FAD-dependent oxidoreductase — MINMLDCIIIGGGIAGLQAAIQLGRYKHRVLIIDAEDGRSTLCKSYHNILGYPDGISGSELRSLGRKHAESLGVTFLKSTVISLKKEDDYFTVQTDTDTFQSRKTLLATGVMDNIPPFPEIYPCLGISVYLCPDCDGYEVKDKKTIVIGNGKVGANMALTLLYWTKDITYINHGGEVLEESVIKQLHDSNIAVFTGKIKQVLADDSQIKGYILENGTTFETNHSFIAFGGNKVKSDLAVPLGVEIMENNHIIVNPRTKMTNIDGVWAAGDVVAHSEQVTIAMGEGSQAAIWIHKALLKDS; from the coding sequence ATGATCAATATGCTTGATTGCATTATTATAGGCGGAGGCATAGCGGGATTGCAGGCAGCAATTCAATTAGGTAGATATAAGCATAGAGTGCTAATTATCGATGCAGAAGACGGTCGGTCTACTTTATGTAAAAGCTATCATAATATATTAGGATACCCAGATGGAATAAGTGGTTCTGAATTACGAAGTTTAGGAAGAAAACATGCTGAAAGTCTTGGGGTTACATTCTTAAAAAGTACGGTTATTTCTTTAAAAAAAGAGGATGACTATTTTACCGTTCAAACAGACACAGATACTTTTCAGTCTCGAAAAACCTTACTCGCAACTGGCGTAATGGACAATATCCCTCCATTCCCTGAAATTTATCCTTGTCTTGGAATTAGTGTTTATTTATGCCCAGATTGTGATGGCTACGAAGTGAAAGATAAGAAAACAATCGTAATAGGTAATGGGAAAGTCGGGGCCAATATGGCACTAACGTTATTGTATTGGACAAAGGATATTACGTATATCAATCACGGTGGAGAGGTTTTAGAAGAAAGTGTAATAAAGCAACTACACGATAGTAATATTGCAGTATTCACAGGGAAAATAAAACAAGTATTAGCGGATGATTCCCAAATCAAAGGGTATATACTAGAAAATGGGACAACATTCGAGACAAATCATAGTTTTATAGCATTTGGTGGTAATAAAGTAAAGTCAGATCTAGCGGTGCCTTTAGGAGTCGAAATAATGGAAAATAATCATATTATCGTAAATCCACGCACAAAAATGACCAATATAGATGGAGTGTGGGCTGCAGGTGATGTCGTGGCCCATTCTGAACAGGTTACGATTGCAATGGGAGAAGGCTCACAAGCAGCTATATGGATTCATAAAGCTTTATTAAAAGACAGTTAA
- a CDS encoding 6-phospho-beta-glucosidase, with protein MEKGIKIVTIGGGSSYTPELVEGFIKRYDSLPVRELWLVDIPEGEEKLNIVGNLAKRMVKKAGLPIEVHLTLDRREALKDADFVTTQFRVGLLAARAKDERIPLKYNVIGQETNGPGGLFKGLRTIPIILDIVKDLEELCPNAWLINFTNPAGMVTEAVLRHSNWKRIVGLCNVPISIQMGIAKLLEVEASRVHVDFAGLNHMVFGLNVYLDGKNITPDFLEKMTKHKSDTMKNIAAIDWEPDFIKALGAIPCGYHRYYYKQAEMLQNELEEAAEQGTRAEVVQQLEKELFELYKDEHLDIKPPQLEKRGGAYYSDAACSLIDSMYNDRRDIQPVNTINNGAIASIPDESAVEISSIITKEGPKPITIGDLPVAVRGLVQQIKSFERVAAEAAVTGNYHTALLAMTINPLLPSDKVAKQILDEMLEAHKEHLPQFFKEEVLS; from the coding sequence ATGGAAAAAGGAATTAAAATTGTTACCATTGGCGGTGGGTCAAGCTACACACCAGAATTAGTAGAGGGGTTTATTAAGAGATATGATTCATTACCTGTGCGCGAGCTTTGGCTAGTAGATATTCCAGAAGGTGAAGAAAAGCTTAATATTGTTGGGAATTTAGCAAAACGCATGGTAAAAAAAGCGGGTCTACCTATTGAAGTTCATTTAACACTAGATCGAAGGGAAGCGCTTAAGGATGCAGATTTTGTTACAACGCAATTTCGTGTTGGATTACTAGCTGCTCGAGCAAAGGATGAAAGAATTCCCCTAAAATATAATGTGATTGGACAAGAAACAAACGGTCCAGGTGGATTGTTTAAAGGGTTAAGAACCATCCCTATCATTTTGGATATTGTAAAGGATTTAGAAGAGCTTTGTCCAAACGCTTGGCTAATTAACTTTACCAATCCTGCAGGAATGGTAACAGAAGCTGTTCTTCGTCATAGTAACTGGAAAAGGATTGTTGGGCTGTGTAATGTGCCAATTTCTATCCAAATGGGTATCGCCAAGCTATTGGAGGTAGAAGCAAGCCGTGTACATGTAGATTTTGCCGGCTTGAATCATATGGTATTCGGTTTAAATGTATACTTAGACGGCAAAAATATCACACCAGACTTTTTGGAGAAAATGACGAAGCATAAAAGCGATACAATGAAAAATATTGCTGCTATCGACTGGGAACCAGATTTTATCAAAGCATTAGGAGCTATTCCTTGTGGATACCATCGCTATTATTACAAACAAGCAGAAATGCTGCAAAATGAGCTAGAAGAAGCAGCTGAACAAGGTACACGCGCTGAAGTCGTTCAACAATTAGAAAAAGAGCTATTTGAACTATATAAAGATGAGCATTTAGATATCAAGCCACCACAGTTAGAAAAACGAGGTGGAGCATATTATAGTGATGCAGCTTGTAGCTTGATTGACTCGATGTATAATGACAGAAGAGATATCCAGCCTGTCAATACAATAAATAATGGAGCTATTGCTAGTATCCCAGATGAATCTGCTGTAGAAATTAGCAGTATTATTACTAAAGAGGGTCCTAAGCCAATTACGATTGGCGATTTACCTGTCGCTGTTCGCGGGCTTGTACAACAAATTAAGTCCTTTGAAAGAGTGGCAGCTGAAGCAGCAGTTACAGGGAATTATCATACAGCATTATTAGCTATGACGATTAACCCATTACTGCCTTCTGATAAAGTGGCAAAACAAATTTTGGATGAAATGCTAGAAGCACATAAAGAACATCTACCACAGTTCTTCAAAGAAGAAGTATTATCTTAA
- a CDS encoding threonine/serine exporter family protein produces the protein MNEFLAQAITSFVATFGFGIIFHIPRKLLIQCGFVGMVGWMAYWTIVHFHHNEVIAALSGSFLVAVISQVFARIYKSPVIIFSVAGIIPLVPGGAAYNAMRNFVENNYYVAVSLAAKVCLISGSIAMGLMFSEVINQLIFRAHARKKVLDKE, from the coding sequence ATGAATGAATTTTTAGCACAGGCAATAACTAGTTTTGTTGCGACATTTGGCTTCGGAATTATTTTTCATATTCCGCGGAAGCTTTTAATCCAATGTGGATTTGTAGGAATGGTTGGTTGGATGGCTTATTGGACAATTGTTCATTTTCATCATAATGAAGTAATTGCCGCCTTGTCTGGCTCTTTTCTTGTCGCCGTAATAAGTCAAGTATTCGCTCGAATATATAAATCACCAGTTATTATATTTAGTGTCGCTGGTATTATTCCATTAGTTCCAGGGGGAGCTGCTTATAATGCGATGCGTAATTTTGTGGAGAATAATTATTATGTAGCGGTAAGCTTAGCAGCAAAAGTCTGCTTAATTTCAGGTTCTATTGCGATGGGGTTAATGTTTTCTGAAGTAATTAATCAATTGATTTTCCGGGCTCATGCTCGGAAAAAGGTGCTTGATAAAGAGTGA
- a CDS encoding threonine/serine exporter family protein — protein MTYISVEKTYDIMEICILAGSIMLQNGAETHRVEDTMTRIATAYGVTDSDCFVTPTGIILSLEGLEPTKTKLNRIIERTTNLEKVVRVNDISRRISTGTVGMNEAYYLLKDVETEKRNYSDTFQVIAAAIASGCFLIMFNGVWRDFIPAFFAGGLGFLCSLYFHKVLQIKFFAELSAAFVIGLIAFLSVSIGFGSEVDKIIIGSVMPLVPGLLITNAVRDLMAGHLVSGISKGAEAFLTATAIGSGIAVAFFVF, from the coding sequence GTGACATATATATCGGTGGAAAAAACATATGACATAATGGAGATTTGTATATTAGCGGGTAGTATCATGCTGCAGAACGGGGCTGAAACGCACCGCGTAGAGGATACGATGACAAGGATTGCCACTGCTTATGGTGTAACCGATTCTGATTGCTTTGTAACGCCAACTGGCATCATTTTATCATTAGAAGGATTAGAGCCAACAAAAACAAAATTAAACCGTATAATTGAGCGAACAACTAACTTAGAAAAGGTAGTTCGTGTAAATGATATATCTAGGAGAATAAGTACGGGGACAGTAGGGATGAACGAAGCGTATTATTTATTAAAAGATGTGGAAACAGAGAAACGCAACTATTCTGATACTTTTCAAGTAATAGCGGCGGCTATTGCTAGTGGTTGTTTTCTTATCATGTTTAATGGTGTTTGGAGAGATTTTATTCCTGCTTTTTTTGCTGGAGGATTAGGATTTTTATGCTCTTTATATTTTCATAAAGTTCTCCAAATAAAGTTCTTTGCTGAATTATCTGCAGCCTTTGTTATCGGATTAATTGCCTTTTTGTCTGTTTCTATTGGTTTTGGCTCTGAAGTGGATAAGATTATTATCGGTTCCGTTATGCCGCTCGTTCCTGGTCTGTTAATTACGAATGCTGTGCGAGATCTAATGGCAGGACACTTAGTATCTGGTATCTCAAAAGGGGCAGAGGCATTTTTAACAGCAACGGCAATTGGCTCTGGAATCGCTGTTGCATTTTTTGTTTTTTAA
- a CDS encoding MerR family transcriptional regulator — protein sequence MDHEPSYKKRKVITIGVVSELTGLTERQIRYYEQRKLIFPERPERGNRKYSFSDVERLIEIANKREEGVRTHEIRQEIMKKNKEEEERKIKKQMLRGQINARFGIQND from the coding sequence ATGGATCATGAGCCATCCTATAAGAAAAGAAAGGTAATAACCATTGGTGTTGTAAGTGAACTAACTGGTTTAACGGAAAGACAAATTCGATATTATGAACAACGAAAACTAATCTTTCCGGAAAGACCAGAAAGAGGAAATCGCAAATATTCATTTTCTGATGTAGAAAGACTCATTGAGATTGCTAATAAACGAGAAGAAGGCGTTCGTACACATGAAATCAGACAAGAGATTATGAAGAAGAATAAGGAAGAAGAAGAACGCAAAATAAAAAAACAAATGCTCCGAGGCCAAATCAACGCGAGATTTGGAATTCAAAACGATTAA
- a CDS encoding ABC transporter permease, producing the protein MIGLVQNELIKIWEKKNSWIFPIILILALIGGSILEMKMTPQYKGDDWRASVQSEITKLEKKLPTAKTEEELMNSEEDFDWEDTKESIEMNIQDYKTNLENDVSPYTTSWSNMNGMVIGMKSLITLFAVIVCAGSVSSEFSDGTIKQLLIRPHKRWAILLSKYIAVLIYTAILIILLVGFGYLISIAFFGVGSMGDKVLINGVSGQIIEVGAALFFKMLLYYLPGLLLVVSLAFMLSTLFKNQAIAVGVGVFVLFVSSTIGQVIQMLATDYAWLKLLVFPHLDQTIFLMQDKIMNTVTMPMSLSILFVYYALFMTITFWFFQKKDVSI; encoded by the coding sequence ATGATTGGGTTAGTACAAAATGAACTAATAAAGATTTGGGAAAAGAAAAACAGCTGGATTTTCCCTATTATACTAATACTTGCCCTTATTGGTGGGAGTATTCTAGAGATGAAAATGACTCCGCAATATAAAGGGGATGACTGGCGTGCGTCTGTCCAGTCAGAAATAACAAAACTTGAAAAGAAGCTGCCTACAGCGAAGACAGAAGAAGAATTAATGAACAGTGAAGAAGATTTTGATTGGGAAGATACAAAAGAATCGATTGAAATGAATATTCAAGATTATAAAACTAATTTAGAAAATGATGTTAGTCCTTATACCACTTCTTGGTCAAACATGAATGGAATGGTTATCGGGATGAAATCATTAATTACTTTATTTGCAGTAATCGTTTGTGCTGGAAGTGTTTCTTCTGAATTCTCTGATGGAACAATCAAGCAATTGCTAATTAGACCACATAAACGATGGGCGATTCTTCTATCGAAATATATTGCTGTTTTAATTTATACTGCCATATTAATTATCTTATTAGTTGGTTTTGGTTATTTAATAAGCATAGCGTTTTTTGGTGTAGGAAGTATGGGAGATAAAGTACTTATTAATGGAGTTAGTGGTCAAATTATTGAAGTTGGCGCAGCTTTATTCTTTAAAATGCTTCTTTATTACTTGCCTGGATTATTGCTTGTTGTAAGCTTAGCCTTTATGCTTTCGACATTGTTTAAAAATCAAGCGATAGCCGTTGGAGTTGGGGTATTTGTATTATTCGTTTCCTCTACAATTGGCCAGGTTATTCAGATGCTAGCTACAGATTATGCTTGGCTAAAATTATTGGTATTTCCTCATTTGGATCAAACGATATTCTTAATGCAGGATAAAATAATGAATACAGTAACGATGCCGATGTCCTTAAGTATCTTGTTTGTCTATTATGCTCTATTTATGACGATCACCTTTTGGTTCTTCCAGAAGAAGGATGTAAGTATTTAA
- a CDS encoding ABC transporter ATP-binding protein, which yields MSLNALEVTNLTKRIKGRNIVDNVSFSVEKGEIFGLLGPNGAGKTTIIRMIVNLINRTNGKVVIDSHNVDNDFSKAMSSLGAIVENPEFYKYMSGYKNLKHYARMAKEPITEERFNEVIKLVGLENAIHQKVKTYSLGMRQRLGVAQALLHNPTLLILDEPTNGLDPQGIREFRDYLHLLASQGISVLVSSHLLSEMQLMCHRFAIIEKGKLIHISKMDETVSEEEEVSVREVTFELESPEKAVDILRNSDIKVEEISIKERELVVKLAKETIPLVNKLFVENDVAVYGIYVVKATLEDRFLEITNQKREEETK from the coding sequence ATGAGCTTAAATGCATTAGAAGTCACAAATCTCACTAAGAGAATCAAAGGAAGAAATATTGTTGATAATGTTAGTTTTTCTGTGGAAAAAGGCGAGATATTCGGGTTGTTAGGACCTAACGGAGCAGGGAAAACAACCATTATCCGCATGATTGTTAATCTAATAAATAGAACAAACGGAAAAGTTGTGATAGATAGTCACAATGTGGATAACGATTTTTCAAAAGCGATGAGCAGCTTAGGTGCTATTGTAGAAAATCCTGAGTTTTATAAATATATGAGTGGATATAAGAATCTAAAGCATTATGCTCGTATGGCAAAGGAACCTATTACAGAAGAACGCTTTAATGAAGTTATTAAACTAGTAGGATTGGAAAATGCTATCCATCAAAAAGTAAAAACGTATTCACTTGGTATGAGGCAGCGTCTTGGGGTTGCTCAGGCGTTATTACATAATCCCACTCTTCTGATTTTAGATGAACCAACAAATGGCTTAGATCCTCAAGGGATTCGTGAATTTAGAGATTATTTACATTTGTTAGCTAGCCAAGGGATTTCTGTTTTAGTTTCCTCCCATCTTTTATCAGAAATGCAATTAATGTGCCATCGGTTTGCAATTATTGAAAAAGGAAAATTAATTCATATTTCGAAAATGGACGAGACGGTTTCTGAAGAAGAAGAAGTAAGTGTAAGAGAAGTAACGTTTGAATTAGAGTCACCAGAAAAAGCTGTTGATATCCTTCGTAATAGTGACATTAAGGTAGAGGAAATCTCCATAAAAGAGAGAGAATTGGTGGTAAAGCTAGCTAAAGAAACCATTCCTCTTGTCAATAAACTGTTTGTTGAAAACGATGTTGCTGTATATGGTATTTATGTTGTAAAAGCTACATTAGAAGATCGTTTCTTAGAAATAACCAATCAGAAGAGAGAGGAGGAAACAAAATGA
- the ald gene encoding alanine dehydrogenase has product MIIGIPKEIKNNENRVAITPSGVSYLKSGGHEVLVEQNAGVGSGFTDEEYVVAGAKIIESAAQVWNTAEMIIKVKEPLASEYQYFRKGLILFTYLHLAAERELAKALTENGVIGIAYETIEVNGKLPLLTPMSEVAGRMAVQIGAQFLEKPHGGKGILLAGVPGVKKGNVTIIGGGIVGANAAKIAIGLGANVTLLDLNPERLRELDNQFGASLSTVISNPANIEEAVINADLVIGAVLIPGAKAPKLVTEDMVKKMAPGSVIVDVAIDQGGIFETVDHITTHDNPTYVKHGVVHYAVANMPGAVPRTSTIALTNVTMPYALQIANQGAVAAIESNYAIKQGVNTFAGKITYAPVAKDLGYDYKPVQELINNLSTTTV; this is encoded by the coding sequence ATGATTATTGGTATCCCAAAGGAAATTAAAAACAATGAAAATAGGGTCGCAATTACTCCTTCCGGTGTTTCTTATTTAAAAAGTGGCGGCCACGAAGTGTTAGTGGAACAAAACGCAGGAGTCGGCAGTGGTTTTACAGATGAAGAATATGTGGTAGCAGGTGCGAAGATTATCGAATCCGCAGCTCAAGTATGGAATACAGCAGAAATGATTATAAAAGTAAAAGAACCACTAGCTTCTGAATACCAATACTTCCGCAAAGGACTCATCTTATTTACGTATTTACATTTAGCGGCAGAGCGAGAACTAGCAAAGGCTTTGACAGAAAACGGTGTAATTGGAATAGCCTATGAAACGATTGAAGTAAATGGGAAATTACCATTATTAACACCAATGAGTGAGGTTGCTGGAAGAATGGCTGTCCAAATTGGTGCACAATTTTTAGAAAAACCGCATGGTGGCAAAGGAATCTTATTAGCTGGTGTTCCTGGCGTGAAGAAAGGCAATGTAACGATTATTGGCGGCGGCATTGTTGGTGCCAATGCAGCGAAAATCGCAATTGGGTTAGGGGCAAATGTAACGTTATTAGATTTAAATCCTGAAAGATTAAGAGAATTAGACAATCAATTTGGTGCAAGCCTAAGCACCGTTATTTCTAACCCGGCGAATATTGAAGAAGCGGTTATAAATGCAGACTTAGTAATTGGGGCTGTGCTAATTCCAGGTGCAAAAGCTCCTAAATTAGTAACAGAAGACATGGTAAAGAAAATGGCTCCAGGTTCTGTTATCGTCGATGTGGCGATTGATCAAGGAGGAATTTTTGAAACAGTTGATCATATTACGACCCATGATAATCCTACCTACGTTAAGCATGGAGTTGTACATTATGCTGTAGCCAATATGCCTGGTGCTGTGCCGCGAACGTCTACTATTGCATTAACAAACGTAACAATGCCATATGCACTGCAAATTGCAAATCAAGGAGCAGTGGCTGCTATTGAAAGTAATTACGCCATTAAACAAGGAGTCAATACTTTCGCAGGAAAAATCACATATGCTCCCGTGGCAAAAGATCTAGGCTACGACTACAAGCCAGTCCAAGAACTTATCAACAATTTATCAACAACCACAGTTTGA
- a CDS encoding PucR family transcriptional regulator, whose protein sequence is MTSEPHNPFRRDMYDSLESFADHVSELLGCPITLEDPHHRVLVYSSHDEETDMVRISTIISRRVPEKVINRLWKDGVIPQLLQSKKPIRIKEKKEIGLGNRVAVSIWRGEEVIGYIWAIELGTTITEEKMGLLENAATVARHLLARFATNKTPTLQDNQEFFWRMLTGYVTKADVDEKLKEIGISSLGSFTVMIFPFSKMITKEIEKHILYLLKVSQDVKISFSTIDDNELVILASPLGDSRNSIACFKKFISNFQQNLEERFSIKQVKGSFGGIYKQYGDVPKSFREARTVLEVRERFPQEAGTFFHYQELGIYQFLDILLEKRRQDGSENVAIRNLKEYDQTHNTELLATLEIYLDEGESMQKTAARLHIHPNTLAYRLKRMIEIMEVDLSVPSQKFMIYLDLKLMYWQKE, encoded by the coding sequence ATGACAAGTGAGCCGCACAATCCGTTTAGAAGGGATATGTATGATTCCCTTGAAAGCTTTGCAGATCATGTTAGTGAACTATTAGGATGTCCCATTACATTGGAGGACCCCCATCATCGTGTATTAGTGTACAGCAGTCATGACGAAGAAACGGATATGGTAAGAATTTCTACCATCATTAGTCGCAGGGTTCCAGAGAAAGTGATTAATCGTTTATGGAAGGATGGAGTAATTCCTCAGCTTCTTCAAAGTAAAAAGCCAATTCGGATTAAAGAGAAGAAAGAAATTGGGCTAGGAAATCGCGTGGCAGTTTCGATTTGGAGAGGTGAAGAGGTAATTGGATACATTTGGGCAATTGAATTGGGTACTACTATTACAGAAGAGAAAATGGGGCTTTTAGAAAATGCGGCAACTGTAGCGCGTCATCTTTTAGCACGTTTTGCTACAAATAAAACCCCTACTTTACAGGATAACCAAGAATTCTTTTGGAGAATGTTAACAGGTTATGTGACAAAGGCAGATGTAGATGAGAAGCTAAAAGAAATCGGCATTTCTTCTTTAGGTTCCTTTACGGTGATGATTTTTCCTTTTTCTAAAATGATTACAAAGGAAATAGAAAAACATATTCTCTATTTATTGAAAGTATCACAAGACGTAAAAATTTCTTTCTCGACAATTGATGATAATGAATTAGTTATATTGGCATCTCCTCTAGGGGATAGCCGGAACTCCATTGCTTGTTTTAAAAAATTCATTAGTAATTTTCAGCAAAACCTAGAAGAAAGGTTTTCTATTAAACAGGTTAAAGGCTCATTTGGTGGAATCTACAAACAGTATGGCGATGTACCAAAAAGCTTTAGAGAAGCTAGAACTGTTCTGGAGGTTCGAGAGAGATTTCCCCAGGAAGCAGGTACGTTTTTTCATTATCAAGAATTAGGTATTTATCAGTTTCTAGATATTCTATTGGAAAAAAGAAGGCAGGATGGATCGGAGAATGTTGCTATACGGAATCTAAAAGAATATGATCAAACACATAATACGGAGTTATTGGCAACTCTTGAGATTTATTTAGATGAAGGTGAAAGTATGCAAAAAACAGCTGCACGATTGCATATTCATCCTAATACGCTTGCTTATCGTTTAAAACGGATGATCGAAATTATGGAAGTTGATTTATCAGTGCCTAGTCAAAAGTTTATGATTTATTTAGATTTAAAATTAATGTATTGGCAGAAGGAGTAG
- a CDS encoding ATP-binding cassette domain-containing protein: MGFDIKLNQVSMIFGKYQALKDISLHLEENKIYGLIGRNGSGKSTLLSLLASFTQPTAGSIKIANRDSFENAAIMSEVSFVYETDYSAETEKVKGLIETVERYRPNFDRQYALDLVKLFNLPLDNYVSKLSKGMQSALNVTLGLASRSKITIFDEAYNGMDAPTREKFYKEVLADYERFPRTIILSTHLVSEMDYLFEEVVILQNGEVIIKEPIDLLLEKGASFLTE; this comes from the coding sequence ATGGGTTTTGATATAAAACTTAATCAAGTTTCTATGATATTTGGAAAATATCAAGCGTTAAAAGATATTAGTTTGCATCTAGAAGAGAATAAAATATACGGACTTATTGGCAGAAATGGGTCTGGGAAGTCTACTTTATTATCTTTGCTAGCGTCTTTTACTCAGCCAACAGCTGGATCTATAAAAATTGCAAACCGAGATTCGTTCGAAAATGCTGCGATTATGTCGGAGGTAAGCTTTGTTTACGAAACAGATTATAGTGCAGAAACAGAAAAGGTGAAAGGATTAATCGAAACGGTAGAAAGATATCGCCCTAATTTCGATCGCCAATATGCATTGGATTTAGTGAAATTATTTAACTTGCCCTTAGATAATTATGTATCAAAATTATCTAAGGGAATGCAATCTGCCCTCAATGTCACTTTAGGATTAGCTAGTAGATCGAAAATTACCATTTTTGATGAGGCGTATAACGGCATGGATGCTCCAACAAGGGAAAAGTTCTATAAAGAAGTACTGGCGGATTACGAACGATTTCCTCGGACGATTATTCTTTCGACGCATTTAGTATCCGAAATGGATTATTTATTTGAAGAAGTGGTGATTCTTCAAAATGGTGAAGTAATTATAAAGGAGCCAATCGATCTTCTACTGGAAAAGGGGGCTTCTTTTTTAACGGAGTAG
- a CDS encoding GntR family transcriptional regulator — translation MNTSFNDSKPIFLQIKELIEDQIVNDQLKGNEQIPSTTQLVNFYKINHLTISKGINLLVENGIIYKKRGVGMFVAEGAKEKLLTQRKEQFLDQYLLPMIQEAKKLGISEEDISKMINQLKGSE, via the coding sequence TTGAACACATCATTTAATGACAGCAAGCCAATCTTTTTGCAAATAAAGGAGCTAATAGAAGATCAAATTGTTAATGACCAGTTAAAGGGAAATGAGCAAATCCCTTCAACTACACAGCTTGTTAACTTTTATAAAATAAATCATTTAACGATTTCTAAAGGAATCAATCTGCTTGTCGAGAATGGGATAATTTATAAAAAAAGAGGTGTAGGGATGTTTGTGGCAGAGGGGGCAAAAGAAAAACTATTAACGCAGAGGAAAGAGCAATTTCTTGATCAATATTTACTTCCCATGATCCAAGAGGCAAAAAAATTAGGTATCTCCGAGGAAGACATTTCAAAAATGATAAATCAATTAAAAGGAAGTGAATAA
- the chbG gene encoding chitin disaccharide deacetylase, giving the protein MTKVIINADDFGLSRGVNYGIIDTHLKGIVTSATMMMNAKATKHAISLAKDTPSLKVGVHLVLTWGKPLLDDVPSLVDETGKFKKQMFVYSNPFSIILDDLEREWTAQIEKCLDADLTPSHLDSHHHVHGIKEFYPVIKKLSDKYKLPVRNAGAHFTDIQTLTDVFLDDFYDDGVVESYFERLHERVEDGKSIEVMTHPAYLDQTLKQESSYTMQRIKETKILMEAKSVKQII; this is encoded by the coding sequence ATGACAAAAGTGATTATTAATGCAGATGATTTCGGTCTAAGTCGAGGAGTCAACTATGGAATTATCGATACCCATCTCAAGGGGATTGTTACTTCCGCAACCATGATGATGAATGCAAAGGCAACAAAGCATGCCATTTCGTTAGCAAAAGATACACCGTCTTTAAAGGTAGGTGTCCATCTTGTATTAACATGGGGGAAGCCGCTGTTAGACGATGTCCCAAGTCTTGTTGATGAAACAGGGAAATTTAAAAAACAGATGTTTGTTTATAGCAATCCATTTTCTATAATTTTAGATGACTTAGAAAGAGAATGGACGGCGCAAATTGAAAAATGCCTAGATGCAGACCTTACACCGTCTCATTTAGATAGTCATCATCATGTACATGGAATAAAGGAGTTCTATCCCGTCATAAAAAAGCTTTCTGATAAATATAAGTTACCTGTAAGAAATGCAGGAGCTCATTTTACCGATATTCAAACATTAACAGACGTCTTTCTCGATGATTTCTATGATGATGGCGTTGTAGAAAGCTATTTTGAAAGATTGCATGAACGAGTGGAGGATGGGAAAAGCATAGAAGTAATGACCCATCCTGCCTATTTAGATCAAACGTTAAAGCAGGAATCTTCTTATACTATGCAAAGAATAAAGGAAACAAAAATTTTAATGGAAGCAAAGTCTGTTAAACAGATTATATAG